A window of Hirundo rustica isolate bHirRus1 chromosome 27, bHirRus1.pri.v3, whole genome shotgun sequence contains these coding sequences:
- the CCR7 gene encoding C-C chemokine receptor type 7 isoform X1, with protein MDGGKQLKVAVVFSLPLVFQFCAGDNVTDDYDSNSTIDYSMFESLCEKEEVRIFRATFLPTMYSLICFMGLLGNGLVMLTYIYFKRLKTMTDIYLLNLAVADILFLLTLPFWATSAATNWLFGSFACKAVYCICKMSFFSGMLLLLSISIDRYFAIVQAASAHRLRPRMIFISKVTCILIWLLAFILSIPELVHSGLNNSGSSPRCSIIANDLQTFNTGIKVSQMVFGFLIPLLVMSFCYLIIIRTLLQARNFEKNKAIKVIIAVVIVFIVFQLPYNGVMLAKTISAFNQTSSCEESKKLDVADDVTYTLACFRCCLNPFLYAFIGVKFRTDLFKLLKELGCLSQERLWQLTSCRDNKRSSFAMETETTTTFSP; from the exons ATGGATGGGG GCAAACAGCTAAAGGTCGCCGTTGTTTTCAGCCTGCCACTCGTTTTTCAG TTCTGTGCCGGGGACAATGTCACTGATGACTACGACTCCAACAGCACCATTGACTACAGCATGTTTGAGTCCCTGTGTGAGAAGGAGGAGGTCCGTATCTTCCGTGCCACCTTCCTCCCGACCATGTACAGCCTCATCTGCTTCATGGGGCTGCTGGGGAACGGGCTGGTGATGCTCACCTACATCTACTTCAAGAGGCTGAAGACCATGACAGACATCTACTTGCTGAACCTGGCTGTGGCAGACATCCTCTTCCTGCTGACCCTTCCCTTCTGGGCCACCAGCGCAGCCACAAACTGGCTTTTTGGGAGCTTTGCCTGCAAAGCCGTCTACTGCATCTGCAAAATGAGTTTCTTCAGCGGGATGCTGCTCCTCCTGTCCATCAGCATCGACAGGTACTTCGCCATCGTCCAGGCTGCCTCGGCCCATCGCCTGCGTCCCCGGATGATATTCATCAGCAAGGTGACCTGCATTCTCATCTGGCTCCTGGCCTTCATCCTCTCGATCCCTGAGCTGGTCCACAGTGGCCTCAACAACTCGGGGAGCAGTCCCCGTTGTTCCATCATCGCTAATGACTTGCAGACCTTCAACACTGGCATCAAAGTGTCCCAAATGGTGTTTGGCTTCTTAATTCCCCTCCTGGTCATGTCCTTCTGCTACCTCATCATCATCAGAACATTACTCCAGGCCCGCAACTTCGAGAAGAACAAAGCCATCAAGGTCATCATCGCCGTGGTCATCGTCTTCATCGTCTTCCAGCTGCCCTACAACGGCGTCATGCTGGCCAAGACCATCTCAGCCTTCAACCAGACCAGCTCGTGCGAGGAGAGCAAGAAGCTGGACGTGGCGGATGATGTGACCTACACCCTGGCCTGCTTCCGATGCTGCCTCAACCCCTTCCTCTACGCCTTCATCGGCGTCAAATTCCGCACCGACCTCTTCaagctgctgaaggagctgggctgcCTGAGCCAGGAGCGCCTCTGGCAGCTCACCTCCTGCCGCGACAACAAGAGGTCCTCCTTCGCCATGGAGACAGAGACAACCACCACCTTCTCCCCGTGA
- the CCR7 gene encoding C-C chemokine receptor type 7 isoform X2 yields the protein MFESLCEKEEVRIFRATFLPTMYSLICFMGLLGNGLVMLTYIYFKRLKTMTDIYLLNLAVADILFLLTLPFWATSAATNWLFGSFACKAVYCICKMSFFSGMLLLLSISIDRYFAIVQAASAHRLRPRMIFISKVTCILIWLLAFILSIPELVHSGLNNSGSSPRCSIIANDLQTFNTGIKVSQMVFGFLIPLLVMSFCYLIIIRTLLQARNFEKNKAIKVIIAVVIVFIVFQLPYNGVMLAKTISAFNQTSSCEESKKLDVADDVTYTLACFRCCLNPFLYAFIGVKFRTDLFKLLKELGCLSQERLWQLTSCRDNKRSSFAMETETTTTFSP from the coding sequence ATGTTTGAGTCCCTGTGTGAGAAGGAGGAGGTCCGTATCTTCCGTGCCACCTTCCTCCCGACCATGTACAGCCTCATCTGCTTCATGGGGCTGCTGGGGAACGGGCTGGTGATGCTCACCTACATCTACTTCAAGAGGCTGAAGACCATGACAGACATCTACTTGCTGAACCTGGCTGTGGCAGACATCCTCTTCCTGCTGACCCTTCCCTTCTGGGCCACCAGCGCAGCCACAAACTGGCTTTTTGGGAGCTTTGCCTGCAAAGCCGTCTACTGCATCTGCAAAATGAGTTTCTTCAGCGGGATGCTGCTCCTCCTGTCCATCAGCATCGACAGGTACTTCGCCATCGTCCAGGCTGCCTCGGCCCATCGCCTGCGTCCCCGGATGATATTCATCAGCAAGGTGACCTGCATTCTCATCTGGCTCCTGGCCTTCATCCTCTCGATCCCTGAGCTGGTCCACAGTGGCCTCAACAACTCGGGGAGCAGTCCCCGTTGTTCCATCATCGCTAATGACTTGCAGACCTTCAACACTGGCATCAAAGTGTCCCAAATGGTGTTTGGCTTCTTAATTCCCCTCCTGGTCATGTCCTTCTGCTACCTCATCATCATCAGAACATTACTCCAGGCCCGCAACTTCGAGAAGAACAAAGCCATCAAGGTCATCATCGCCGTGGTCATCGTCTTCATCGTCTTCCAGCTGCCCTACAACGGCGTCATGCTGGCCAAGACCATCTCAGCCTTCAACCAGACCAGCTCGTGCGAGGAGAGCAAGAAGCTGGACGTGGCGGATGATGTGACCTACACCCTGGCCTGCTTCCGATGCTGCCTCAACCCCTTCCTCTACGCCTTCATCGGCGTCAAATTCCGCACCGACCTCTTCaagctgctgaaggagctgggctgcCTGAGCCAGGAGCGCCTCTGGCAGCTCACCTCCTGCCGCGACAACAAGAGGTCCTCCTTCGCCATGGAGACAGAGACAACCACCACCTTCTCCCCGTGA